GTCCGCGGTTCGCGTTCTTCCCCTTCTCGAAAACGATTTTGTCGGCCTTCACCTGTCCCCCGGTCTCGTCTCCGCCGGTGAGTTTCAACCGGTCGCGCCGCACGACCGCGACCGCGCGGTTTTCCAGGCACTCGGGCCAGTTGGCGCGCAGATTCAGCGCGCGATCGTAGCTCGCAATCGCGTCGTCGTATTTGCCGAGCATCACGAGACTGTTTCCGCGATCGAACGCGGCTTCTGGCGTGCCCACCATGGCGAACGCAGCCGCTGCGTCCTTGAAATGGCCAGCCCGGTAGAGCGCGACACCGCGCCGGTACGGGTCGACGTAAGCTTGTGCAGCAACTTCAAACTGACCAGCTTGAAACAGTCGATCGGCACGCTGATCCGGTGAAGCCCAGAGGTCCGGGTTGCGCGCGGAAGCCAGCGCGAGTGCGGCCCCCGCGATTACTAGGGCGCCCGCAAACAACGCGAGCGGTCGGCGCGTGCTCATGCTTCACCCCCGGCGGACCGCACCATCCACCCGCGCCGAAACGACAGCAGCGCCACGAGCGCGAGCGGGAAAACGAGCCAGTAGCCGAAGTCCTTCCAGCGCTCCCCGCCGGCTTGCTCCGAAACGGTCGAGAACCGCGTGTTGCGGCTGAGGCGCTGCACGTCCGCGTTGTCCGGTGACACGCGCACCACGGGCGCGTCGAGTACGGATGCCGCTTGTTTGAGCGATTCCAGTTCCGGCCCTTCGCCGGCCACCGCCAGCACGCTTACCGGCGCGCGACCTTCGGCGTGATACTTCTCCAGTGCCTTCTGTTCGTCCGGAGACACGCCGTCTGCGATCCACAGTACCCACCCGGCGCGCCCGGACTTCTTCACTGTTTCGTCGGCCGCGGTCAGGGCGGCGCTGGCGTTGGCTCCTTCAACGGGCATCACATCTGGCGACAGTTCTGCGGCAAAAGTGGTAACAATTCCCGCGTCGGTCGTGAGCGGCATGACCCGGTGCGCACTACCTGCGTAAGCGAAGAGTGCGGTCCGCGTTCCCGGACGCAGTTTGAGCAGATCGCGCACCTTCTCCGTTGCGCGGGCGAGACGGTTCGGTTGCACGTCTTCGGCTTTCATCGACGGCGTGACCTTCACGACGATCGCCAGCACCGCGGTGTCCTCCGCAAACGGGGCCGGTTCGCGCGCCCACGTCGGTCCGGCCAGCGCGATCGTCGCGAGCACCCACCCGACGAGCAGCACGGTTACCGGTCGGAACCAACCGCGCTCCTCGCGCCCGGTGAGCAGGTGCGGGAGCAGGTGCGGCGCAACGAGCTTCCGCCACGCGCGCCCCGCGTCCTCGGTCGCCCACAATCGCCACGTCAGCGCCCCGGCCGGGACGACCGCGAGCAGCCACCACGGGCGGAGGAAGTGGAACTCCGCCATCACACCCTCGCGACTTGGGCAGGTGAACGGACGATTGATGGTGTCCGCAAACGGTTCGTCAGCATCCCAACAACCGCGGGTACGAAACTCAGCGCGAATCCCGCTGCGAGCGGCCAGTGGAACAGGTCGCGCCGCGGGCGGTGCGAGATCGTTTGAGCCTCGCGCGTGGGCAGTTCGTCGAGCCGCTTGTAGATCGCGTCCAGTTCAGCCCGGTTACCGGCGTGCGAGTACGTTCCACCGGTGGTGCCCGCGACCCGCTTGAGTACCTCTTCGTCGAGTTTGTCCTCGCCCGCCGCTTTGGGGTCACCGACCGCGACCGTGTAAACGACGATCCCCTTATCCTTCGCGACCGCGGCGGCCTTTTCGGGTGGCACCTGGCTACCGGTGTCGTTGCCGTCGGTCAGTACGATCAGCACCTTTTCGGGCACATCGCTCCGATCGAAGACCGTGATCGCCAGCCCGATCGCGTCGCCGAGTGCCGTTTTCGGCCCGGCCATGCCAACGCGCGTTTCGGCGAGCAGTTCGTGACACACATCGAGATCTTGCGTGAACGGTGCCTGAACGAACGGCGCGTTCCCGAACACGATTAGCCCCACGCGATCGCCCTTGCGCCGCGTCAAAAAGTCGTCGAGCACCTGTTTCACTGCGGTGAGCCGGTCCGTGGTCTTTCCGGCCTCATCGGTGAAGTCGCGCGTCCCCATCGAGCCGGAGAGGTCCACCGCGAGCATCATGTCGCGGACCGGTACGGTCCGGTTGATCGGCGGTTCGAGCCACTGAGGGCGCACGAGTGCAGACACGATGCACAGCCAGCCACCGACGATCGCGAACCCGCGCACCCACCCGCCGCGCAGCACGACCGCACCGGTCGTCGGCTCCTGACCGGTGAGGCGCGCGAGGCGCGGAACGAACGGTACGCGGAGCGCTTCGCGGTGCTCGCGGTACGCCGGTGCCGCCCACCGCACCAGAAGGGGCAGCGGTAACACGGCGAGCAGCCAGGGGTAGGCGAGTGTCAGCATCGGTGGTGCGTGATCCAGTGTCGAACGACGGCCGCGAGCTTCGGAACATCGGGCGCTGCGCCCGGTTCCGCGCGCTGGTAAATCGTGCCCCCCAAGAGCTGCCCGTCGCCATTGGTGAAAGCGTCCATTCCACCCGTCGCGTCGAGGAACCCGAGCCACGCCGCGCCCGTGAGTGACGCGACGCGCTCGCGCGGGAACGCTGCGAGCGCCGTTCGCTTCAACAGTTCTGCAATTTCAGCCACAGCCGCGGGTACTTGTGCGCGGTGCGCCATCAGGTCGAGTTCCCGCAGCGCGTCGCGGCGGTATCGGTTGCGGCGCCAGCGATCCACCAGGACCCACACTCCGACACCGAGCAACACCAGTGCGACCCCCGCGACCACGTACCACCCCGGTGCGAGGGGCCACCACGACACCGGAGGTGGAACGGCGATGTCGTGTAGTCGATCGAGACTACCTGGATCAGTATCAGCCACGACGCCCTCCCGGTCGGGCGCCGAGCGCACGCAGAACCTGGTCGGTCACGTCCGCGTCCGTGCGAACCGGCAGCACGGGAACCTCGCGCGTCAGCAGGAACTTCTTTGCCGTCGCGAACCGCTCATCGAACTCCCTGCGAAACCCGTTCTGTACAGAGGCGCTGCCGGTATCGACTTCCATTTGCCGCGCGCCGTCCGAAACGACCAGATTCCCCGCGGCCGGCAGGTGCGTTTCGAGCGGATCGAACACGAACGCGATCAGGA
This region of Gemmata massiliana genomic DNA includes:
- a CDS encoding DUF4381 domain-containing protein, which produces MADTDPGSLDRLHDIAVPPPVSWWPLAPGWYVVAGVALVLLGVGVWVLVDRWRRNRYRRDALRELDLMAHRAQVPAAVAEIAELLKRTALAAFPRERVASLTGAAWLGFLDATGGMDAFTNGDGQLLGGTIYQRAEPGAAPDVPKLAAVVRHWITHHRC
- a CDS encoding vWA domain-containing protein, producing the protein MLTLAYPWLLAVLPLPLLVRWAAPAYREHREALRVPFVPRLARLTGQEPTTGAVVLRGGWVRGFAIVGGWLCIVSALVRPQWLEPPINRTVPVRDMMLAVDLSGSMGTRDFTDEAGKTTDRLTAVKQVLDDFLTRRKGDRVGLIVFGNAPFVQAPFTQDLDVCHELLAETRVGMAGPKTALGDAIGLAITVFDRSDVPEKVLIVLTDGNDTGSQVPPEKAAAVAKDKGIVVYTVAVGDPKAAGEDKLDEEVLKRVAGTTGGTYSHAGNRAELDAIYKRLDELPTREAQTISHRPRRDLFHWPLAAGFALSFVPAVVGMLTNRLRTPSIVRSPAQVARV
- a CDS encoding VWA domain-containing protein; translated protein: MAEFHFLRPWWLLAVVPAGALTWRLWATEDAGRAWRKLVAPHLLPHLLTGREERGWFRPVTVLLVGWVLATIALAGPTWAREPAPFAEDTAVLAIVVKVTPSMKAEDVQPNRLARATEKVRDLLKLRPGTRTALFAYAGSAHRVMPLTTDAGIVTTFAAELSPDVMPVEGANASAALTAADETVKKSGRAGWVLWIADGVSPDEQKALEKYHAEGRAPVSVLAVAGEGPELESLKQAASVLDAPVVRVSPDNADVQRLSRNTRFSTVSEQAGGERWKDFGYWLVFPLALVALLSFRRGWMVRSAGGEA
- a CDS encoding tetratricopeptide repeat protein gives rise to the protein MSTRRPLALFAGALVIAGAALALASARNPDLWASPDQRADRLFQAGQFEVAAQAYVDPYRRGVALYRAGHFKDAAAAFAMVGTPEAAFDRGNSLVMLGKYDDAIASYDRALNLRANWPECLENRAVAVVRRDRLKLTGGDETGGQVKADKIVFEKGKNANRGQKTEVAGDEPLNDEQLRGLWLRRVQTKPADFLRAKFAFQTQSAEGKAP